DNA sequence from the Phormidium ambiguum IAM M-71 genome:
TAGCGGAACAATTAGTAAGTGCTGGAAAAAGGGTTGTATTTACAGCACCAACTAATAAAGCGGTGGGAGTGCTGCGACGGATGGCTGCTGAAAAAAAAGTACAAGGAGTAGATTTGATGACTATTCATCAGCTACTAGGATTAGCTCCAGTTAAACAGGGACAGCAGAGAATTTTGAAACAAGTTTCTTCATCGCTGCTTTATATGTACGATATCATCTTTCTAGATGAGTGCAGTATGGTGACGGAAGAACTGTGGAATATCATTGAAGAGAGAATCAATAATGCGCTACTATTGGGCAGTAATCGGCAACTTATTGTAATGGGTGACCCGGCTCAATTACCACCTGTAAATGAAGAGATAAACGAGAGAAAATCTCAATCTTTCAACGTACCTGATAAAACAATTTTAACCGAAGTAGTTAGGCAAGGTACAGGTAGTCCGTTGTTGGAATTTGTTACTGCTTGTCGCATAGCCGTGAAAAGCAAAAAGGTATTCGAGCCATTTTCAAAATTCAATCCAGATAAGAAGAATGGAGCATTTTTAGTCAAAGAACAAACTTTGTTGAAATATGCTCTAAAGAAGTTCTCTACCAAGTTTAATCGAGACCCTGATTGCTTCCGCCTTCTCTGCTACACTAACGAACGAGTTGCTTACTGGAATCAGAAAATCCGAGCCAAAATCTACGGGAAAGATGCGCCAAAATTTGTTATAGGGGAAAGGTTGATTAGTAAAGCACCAGTTATAGCACCTGATGGGAAAACAATTATTTTAGCGACTTCAACAGAAGTGGAAGTGGTTGAATTTGTAGAGGATAGATATTCAGGTTATAAAGCTTGGAATGTCAAGGTAAAAACAGAAGCGGGAGAACTTCGTCAAATTTACATTCTGCATGAAGATGATGTTCGCAAATTCAAGCGTGATAACAACAGATTGCTACGGAATGCCAAGAGAAATCCTAGCTTGTGGAAAGCATGGTACGAGCATTGTGACACTTTTGCAGATATGCGTAATTGTTGGGCGATTACGGTGCATAATTCGCAGGGCTCTACTTTTATAGAAGTGGGAATTGATAGCAAAGATATTCGCCGGAAAGTAGCGACTAAATTGTTGTATTTAGCTCGAATTAATCCAGATAGAAAAGCTGAGTATCTTAAGGAATATCGGGACAGTGTTCGAGCTTGTAATCAGCTTTTTTATGTAGGAGCAAGTCGGGCGAGGA
Encoded proteins:
- a CDS encoding ATP-dependent DNA helicase, which produces MRAPDFFTHASRLVCLLEQLLSEGWNQTTLAGAIGVSQPTINRLSNEVCSRPQKTANADRCGKSCQRNLTQMIQTLIGLNFQLTSQQEVALKKIAEFLTSSKRMFGLFGYAGTGKSTIVNLVAEQLVSAGKRVVFTAPTNKAVGVLRRMAAEKKVQGVDLMTIHQLLGLAPVKQGQQRILKQVSSSLLYMYDIIFLDECSMVTEELWNIIEERINNALLLGSNRQLIVMGDPAQLPPVNEEINERKSQSFNVPDKTILTEVVRQGTGSPLLEFVTACRIAVKSKKVFEPFSKFNPDKKNGAFLVKEQTLLKYALKKFSTKFNRDPDCFRLLCYTNERVAYWNQKIRAKIYGKDAPKFVIGERLISKAPVIAPDGKTIILATSTEVEVVEFVEDRYSGYKAWNVKVKTEAGELRQIYILHEDDVRKFKRDNNRLLRNAKRNPSLWKAWYEHCDTFADMRNCWAITVHNSQGSTFIEVGIDSKDIRRKVATKLLYLARINPDRKAEYLKEYRDSVRACNQLFYVGASRARNRVFINT